One Aythya fuligula isolate bAytFul2 chromosome W, bAytFul2.pri, whole genome shotgun sequence genomic window carries:
- the LOC116501410 gene encoding olfactory receptor 14C36-like produces MPNSSSVSEFLLLAFADTHKLQLLHFALFLGIYLAALLGNGLILSAVACHHHLHTPMYFFLLNLALLDLGCISTTLPKAMANALWDTRAISYQGCAAQLFLFAFLVVAEYCLLTVMAYDRYVAICKPLHYGSLVGSRACAQMAAAAWGSGFLTAVLHTATTFSLPLCRGNSLDQFFCEIPQILKLSCSDAYLREVGALVFSFSLTFGCFVFIVVSYVQIFRAVLRMPSEQGRHKAFSTCLPHLAVVSLFVSTGMFAYLKPPSISSPSLDMVIAVLYAVVPPVLNPLIYSMRNQDLKEALWKLISLSSRLLSNVSSPSL; encoded by the exons AtgcccaacagcagctctgtgagtgagttcctcctgctggcattcgcagacacgcacaagctgcagctcctgcacttcgcgctcttcctgggcatctacctggctgccctcctgggcaacggcctcatcctcagcgccgtagcctgccaccaccacctccacacacccatgtacttcttcctcctcaacctcgccctcctcgacctgggctgcatctccaccactctgcccaaagccatggccaatgccctctgggacaccagggccatctcctatcaaggctgtgctgcccaactctttctctttgctttcttggtTGTAGCTGAGTATTGTCTCCTCACtgtcatggcctatgaccgctacgttgccatctgcaagcccctgcactacgggagcctcgtgggcagcagagcttgtgcccagatggcagcagctgcctggggcagtggctttctcactgctgtcctgcacacggccactacattttccctgcccctctgccgaGGCAACTCtttggaccagttcttctgtgaaatcccccagatcctcaagctctcctgctcagatgcctacctcagggAAGTCGGGGCACTtgtgtttagtttttctttaacatttggttgttttgttttcattgtggtatcctatgtgcagatcttcagggcagtgctgaggatgccctctgagcagggccggCACAAGGCCTtctccacgtgcctccctcacctggccgtggtctcccTCTTTGTCAGCACTGGcatgtttgcctacctgaagcccccctccatctcctcgCCATCCTTGGACATGGTCATAGCAGTTCTATATGCGGTGGTGCCTCCAGTATTGAATCCTCTCATCTACAGTATGAGAAATCAGGACCTCAAGGAAGCCTTGTGGAAATTGAT atccctctcttctaggctgctctccaacgtctcatcgcccagtctg
- the LOC116501426 gene encoding olfactory receptor 14C36-like, protein MSNVSSITEFLLLAFADTRELQLLHFALFLGIYLAALLGNGLILSAVACHHHLHTPMYFFLLNLALLDVGCISTTLPKAMANSLWDTRAISYQGCAAQVLFFVFFFASEYSILTIMAYDRYVAICKPLHYGSLVGSRACAQMAAAAWGSGFLYSALHTANTFSLHLCQGNAVDQFFCEIPQILKLSCSDAYLRQFGALVFSFSLAFGCFVFIVVSYVQIFRAVLRMPSEQGRHKAFSMCLPHLAVVSLFVSTVMFAYLKPPSISSPSLDMVMAVLYSVLPPALNPLIYSMRNQELKATLKKLILFT, encoded by the coding sequence ATGTCCAATGTCAGCTCCATCACggagttcctcctgctggcattcgcagacacacgtgagctgcagctcctgcacttcgcgctcttcctgggcatctacctggctgccctcctgggcaacggcctcatcctcagcgccgtagcctgccaccaccacctccacacccccatgtacttcttcctcctcaacctcgccctcctcgacgtgggctgcatctccaccactctgcccaaagccatggccaattctctctgggacaccagggccatctcctatcaaggctgtgctgctcaagttctcttttttgtcttcttctttgctTCAGAGTATTCAATTCTAACTATCATGGCCTAcgaccgctacgttgccatctgcaaacccctgcactacgggagcctcgtgggcagcagagcttgtgcccagatggcagcagctgcctggggcagtggctttctctaTTCAGCCCTGCACACGGCCAACACATTTTCTCTCcacctctgccaaggcaatgctgtggaccagttcttctgtgagattccccagatcctcaagctctcctgctcagatgcctacctcaggCAATTCGGGGCACTtgtgtttagtttttctttagcatttggttgttttgttttcattgtggtgtcctatgtgcagatcttcagggcagtgctgaggatgccctctgagcagggacgacacaaagccttttccatgtgcctccctcacctggccgtggtctcccTCTTTGTCAGCACTGTcatgtttgcctacctgaagccgCCCTCCATCTCCTCTCCATCCTTGGACATGGTgatggcagttctgtactcggtgctgcctccagcactgaaccctctcatctacagcatgaggaaccaggagctgaaaGCCACACTGAAAAAACTGATTCTATTTACTTAG